The proteins below are encoded in one region of Geomonas ferrireducens:
- a CDS encoding ABC transporter substrate binding protein — protein MKKSMLRLLLFFLTIIHLIVPAGATCAYAAEVKTRQKVLILNSYHSGYRGSDDIAKGFTETLLKSLPQTEIKTEYLDSKNYSGSAFDAKIVDLLRFKYARRHFDLILSTDDYAFDVLEKGRESTFGATPVVFCGTNSFDPSRLKGKRGIIGIDERPSFKDTLDLIFRLHPKTQEIIAISDQSVTGRLNEEEFRQAAAKVTTKARYTYLAGLRMDELVARVKKVKPDSVMVYFASFVEDRNGERISSNDALRIVSDASPVPIYGGWEFSLGNGIVGGRLINLREHGAAAAVMAVSILKGTAVATTPSIAPSPNKDMFDYKQMQRFRIPESRLPKGSIVINKPPNLLWSLRVEILATISIILLFALIDNLFKLVHSRRTIKKHRDALIERNAELEEALSKIKVLEGIIPVCMYCKQVQNDEQSWQQMESYISQHSEAQFSHGICPACFAERFGDGPTKKA, from the coding sequence ATGAAGAAAAGCATGCTCCGGCTGCTCCTGTTCTTCCTCACCATAATCCATCTAATCGTTCCGGCCGGTGCCACCTGCGCGTACGCCGCTGAGGTTAAGACACGTCAGAAGGTCCTGATCCTCAACTCCTACCATTCCGGATACCGGGGCTCCGACGACATCGCCAAAGGGTTCACGGAGACGCTGCTTAAATCCCTCCCCCAGACGGAAATAAAGACCGAGTATCTGGATTCGAAGAATTACAGCGGCAGCGCCTTCGACGCTAAAATCGTCGACCTGCTCAGGTTCAAGTATGCGCGGCGGCACTTCGACCTCATCCTTTCCACCGACGACTACGCCTTCGACGTCCTTGAAAAAGGGCGCGAAAGCACCTTCGGGGCCACCCCGGTCGTCTTTTGCGGGACCAATTCCTTCGATCCCTCCAGGCTCAAAGGGAAGCGCGGCATCATCGGCATCGACGAACGCCCGAGCTTCAAGGATACGCTTGACCTGATCTTCCGCCTGCACCCGAAAACGCAGGAGATCATCGCCATAAGCGACCAGTCGGTGACCGGGAGGCTGAACGAAGAAGAGTTCCGGCAGGCTGCCGCCAAAGTCACCACCAAGGCCCGGTACACCTACCTGGCGGGACTGCGCATGGACGAGCTCGTCGCCCGTGTGAAAAAAGTGAAGCCGGACAGCGTAATGGTCTACTTCGCGTCCTTTGTCGAGGACAGGAACGGGGAGCGCATCTCCAGCAACGACGCGTTGAGGATCGTTTCCGACGCGAGCCCGGTGCCGATTTACGGCGGTTGGGAATTCAGCCTAGGCAACGGCATCGTGGGCGGGCGCCTCATCAACCTGCGCGAACACGGCGCCGCGGCGGCGGTAATGGCAGTCAGCATCCTCAAGGGCACCGCGGTCGCGACCACGCCGAGCATCGCACCGAGCCCCAACAAGGACATGTTCGACTACAAGCAGATGCAGCGTTTCCGCATCCCGGAATCAAGGCTGCCCAAGGGGAGCATAGTGATCAACAAGCCCCCCAACCTGCTCTGGAGCCTCAGGGTTGAAATCCTCGCCACCATCTCGATCATCCTTCTCTTCGCACTGATCGACAACCTGTTCAAGCTCGTCCACAGCCGCAGAACCATCAAGAAACACCGGGACGCCCTTATCGAGCGGAACGCGGAGTTGGAAGAGGCCCTGTCGAAGATAAAGGTGCTCGAGGGAATCATCCCCGTCTGCATGTACTGCAAACAGGTGCAGAACGACGAGCAGAGCTGGCAGCAGATGGAATCCTACATCTCGCAGCACTCAGAGGCGCAGTTCAGCCACGGCATCTGCCCGGCATGCTTCGCGGAGAGGTTTGGGGACGGCCCAACCAAGAAGGCGTGA